The following proteins are encoded in a genomic region of Streptomyces lunaelactis:
- a CDS encoding MraY family glycosyltransferase: MRDYLLTLCVTAAVTYLLTGPVRKFAIATGAMPEIRARDVHREPTPRLGGIAMFFGLCAGLLVADHLQNLNSVFELSNEPRALLSGAALIWIIGVLDDKFEIDALIKLGGQMIAAGVMVMQGLTILWIPVPGVGTVSLTQWQGTLLTVALVVITINAVNFVDGLDGLAAGMVCIAAAAFFLYAYRIWFSYGIEAAAPASLFTAILMGMCLGFLPHNMHPARVFMGDSGSMLIGLVLAAAAISVTGQVDPDALKIFEGGTREATHAALPVFIPLLLPLTIIAIPVADLVLAIVRRTWNGQSPFAADRGHLHHRLLEIGHSHSRAVLIMYFWSALIAFGVVAYSVHSASMWSVMLIVALSAVGLVLLLLPRFTPRAPRWAEAFVPPRYRRRKVRSELETLPSLSYERGERTEVLAGMEPVAAEAEPEERTPVPAGVNGATAIGPRSRFPDRRKAGTRG; the protein is encoded by the coding sequence GTGCGTGATTACCTCCTGACGCTCTGTGTCACGGCTGCGGTGACGTATCTGCTGACCGGGCCGGTGCGGAAGTTCGCCATCGCGACCGGTGCGATGCCGGAGATCCGTGCCCGTGACGTACACCGAGAGCCGACACCGCGACTCGGCGGTATCGCCATGTTCTTCGGTCTGTGCGCGGGTCTGCTGGTCGCCGACCATCTGCAGAACCTCAACAGCGTCTTCGAGCTGTCCAACGAACCGCGCGCGCTGCTCTCCGGCGCGGCCCTGATCTGGATCATCGGTGTCCTCGACGACAAGTTCGAGATCGACGCACTGATCAAGCTGGGCGGCCAGATGATCGCCGCGGGCGTGATGGTCATGCAGGGTCTGACGATCCTGTGGATCCCCGTCCCCGGCGTGGGCACCGTCTCGCTGACCCAGTGGCAGGGCACCCTGCTGACCGTCGCCCTCGTGGTCATCACCATCAACGCGGTGAACTTCGTGGACGGTCTGGACGGTCTGGCCGCCGGCATGGTCTGCATCGCCGCCGCGGCCTTCTTCCTGTACGCGTACCGGATCTGGTTCAGCTACGGCATCGAGGCGGCCGCCCCCGCCAGCCTGTTCACCGCGATCCTGATGGGCATGTGCCTCGGCTTCCTGCCGCACAACATGCACCCCGCGCGCGTCTTCATGGGCGACTCGGGCTCGATGCTGATCGGCCTGGTGCTCGCGGCGGCCGCGATCTCGGTCACGGGTCAGGTGGACCCGGACGCCCTGAAGATCTTCGAGGGCGGTACGCGTGAGGCCACGCATGCCGCGCTGCCGGTCTTCATCCCGCTGCTGCTGCCGCTGACGATCATCGCGATCCCTGTCGCGGACCTGGTGCTCGCGATCGTCCGTCGTACGTGGAACGGACAGTCGCCGTTCGCCGCCGACCGCGGCCATCTCCACCACCGGCTGCTGGAGATCGGGCATTCGCACAGCCGCGCAGTGCTGATCATGTACTTCTGGTCGGCGCTGATCGCCTTCGGTGTCGTCGCGTACTCGGTGCACTCGGCGTCGATGTGGAGCGTGATGCTCATCGTGGCGCTGAGCGCGGTCGGCCTGGTGCTTCTGCTGCTGCCGCGGTTCACGCCACGGGCCCCACGCTGGGCGGAGGCCTTTGTGCCGCCGCGTTACCGGCGCCGCAAGGTCCGTAGCGAGTTGGAGACGCTGCCGTCGCTCTCGTACGAGAGAGGCGAGCGCACCGAGGTCCTGGCCGGGATGGAGCCGGTGGCGGCCGAGGCAGAGCCCGAGGAGCGGACTCCGGTCCCGGCGGGCGTCAACGGCGCTACCGCGATCGGACCCCGTTCGCGCTTCCCGGACCGGCGGAAGGCCGGCACCCGCGGGTGA